In the Quercus lobata isolate SW786 chromosome 5, ValleyOak3.0 Primary Assembly, whole genome shotgun sequence genome, one interval contains:
- the LOC115989622 gene encoding pyrophosphate-energized membrane proton pump 2 isoform X2, translating into MALLLALVILGIYLFRSTTPQQEASGIGRSTSAYITVAAFLLGAICSGIAGYVGMWVSVRANVRVSSAARRSAREALQIAVRAGGFSAMVVVGMAVIGVAILYATFYVWLGVDLPGSMKVTDLPLLLVGYGFGASFVALFAQLGGGIYTKAADVGADLVGKVEQGIPEDDPRNPAVIADLVGDNVGDCAARGADLFESIAAEIISAMILGGTMAQRCKIEDPSGFILFPLVVHSFDLVVSSVGILSIRGTRDTGSKSPIEDPMAILQKGYSITIVLAVLTFGLSTRWLLYTERAPSAWFNFALCGLVGIITAYAFVWITQYYTDYKHEPVRTLALASSTGHGTNIIAGVSLGLESTALPVLVISVAIISAFWLGHTSGLVDEGGNPTGGLFGTAVATMGMLSTAAYVLTMDMFGPIADNAGGIVEMSQQPESVREITDLLDAVGNTTKATTKGFAIGSAALASFLLFSAYMDEVAAFAQEPFKQVDIAIPEVFVGGLLGSMLIFLFSAWACAAVGRTAQEVVNEVRRQFIERPGIMDYKEKPDYSRCVAIVATASLREMIKPGALAILSPIIVGLLFRILGSYTGHPLLGAKVVAAMLMFGTVSGILMALFLNTSGGAWDNAKKYIETGALGGKGSDCHKAAITGDTVGDPFKDTAGPSLHVLIKMLATITLVMAPIFL; encoded by the exons GTCAACATCTGCATATATTACTGTTGCTGCATTTCTTTTGGGGGCTATTTGTTCAGGAATTGCAGGGTATGTTGGAATGTGGGTGTCGGTTCGAGCAAATGTTCGAGTCTCTAGTGCTGCTAGACGGTCTGCAAGGGAAGCATTGCAG ATAGCTGTTCGTGCTGGTGGTTTTTCTGCCATGGTGGTTGTTGGTATGGCTGTAATTGGAGTGGCCATCCTTTATGCCACAttttatgtttggttggggGTGGATTTGCCAGGTTCAATGAAGGTTACTGATT TGCCTCTTCTCCTTGTCGGTTATGGTTTTGGAGCTTCTTTTGTTGCTCTGTTTGCTCAGTTGGGTGGTGGAATTTACACAAAAGCAGCTGATGTTGGGGCTGACCTTGTTGGTAAAGTAGAGCAAGGAATACCTGAAGATGATCCGAGGAACCCTGCTGTGATTGCAGATCTG GTTGGAGACAATGTGGGTGATTGTGCTGCTCGAGGTGCTGATCTTTTTGAAAGTATTGCAGCTGAAATAATTAGTGCTATGATACTTGGGGGAACAATGGCCCAGCGTTGTAAAATTGAAG ATCCATCTGGCTTCATCTTGTTTCCTCTTGTTGTTCACTCTTTTGACCTTGTGGTTTCATCAGTTGGAATTCTTTCAATAAGGGGTACACGTGACACTGGTTCAAAGTCTCCTATTGAGGATCCAATGGCAATTCTTCAAAAAGGATATTCTATTACGATAGTGTTAGCTGTTCTGACATTTGGTTTG TCCACCCGGTGGTTGCTTTATACTGAACGAGCACCTTCTGCATGGTTCAACTTTGCCCTGTGTGGGCTGGTTGGTATCATTACGGCATACGCTTTTGTTTGGATCACCCAGTACTATACTGACTACAAGCACGAGCCTGTACGCACATTAGCTCTTGCTAGCTCCACAGGTCATGGGACTAATATAATTGCTGGAGTCAGTTTGGGCCTGGAATCTACAGCTCTTCCTGTTCTTGTCATTAGTGTCGCTATTATTTCAGCTTTCTGGCTGGGTCATACATCCGGACTAGTGGATGAAGGTGGAAACCCAACTGGTGGGCTGTTTGGCACTGCTGTAGCAACAATGGGAATGCTCAGTACTGCTGCCTATGTTCTTACCATGGATATGTTTGGTCCAATAGCAGATAATGCCGGAGGAATTGTAGAGATGAGTCAGCAG CCAGAAAGTGTTCGAGAGATCACTGATCTTCTTGATGCAGTAGGGAACACCACAAAAGCTACCACCAAAGGATTTGCCATTGGTTCTGCTGCGCTTGCATCTTTTCTTCTGTTTAGTGCGTATATGGATGAGGTAGCTGCATTTGCGCAGGAACCTTTTAAACAG GTTGATATAGCCATCCCCGAAGTTTTTGTAGGTGGATTGTTGGGCTCCATGCTTATTTTCCTATTTAGTGCTTGGGCCTGTGCTGCAGTTGGCCGAACTGCTCAAGAGGTTGTTAATGAAGTAAGAAGACAATTTATTGAGAGGCCTGGTATAATG GACTACAAGGAGAAACCAGATTATAGTCGCTGTGTTGCTATTGTAGCAACTGCATCTTTGAGGGAAATGATAAAACCTGGTGCTTTGGCTATTTTGTCACCTATAATTGTTG GTTTACTGTTCCGGATTTTGGGTTCCTATACAGGGCATCCTCTGCTTGGGGCTAAAGTTGTGGCTGCCATGCTGATGTTTGGAACGGTTTCAGGAATTCTTATGGCTCTTTTCCTGAACACATCTGGTGGTGCCTGGGATAACGCAAAGAAGTATATAGAGACAGGTGCTCTTGGAGGCAAAGGGAGTGATTGTCATAAAGCAGCTATTACAGGAGATAC TGTGGGAGACCCATTCAAAGACACAGCTGGACCTTCCCTTCATGTCCTCATAAAGATGCTTGCCACAATTACGCTTGTCATGGCTCCAATCTTTCTGTGA
- the LOC115988689 gene encoding uncharacterized protein LOC115988689 produces MEKPATPNALPQDKNGSAQKRKLLSAQELISQYESQGLDSQQASIKVIEELQNALFRVISSGRNRKDKLMIETSKKIDATNTRLAVLDMKVDSKPGFGETFAIGVASGVTLKGIGSVMPHVLEGLAQIWNSFWNVNKSSP; encoded by the coding sequence atggaaaaaccAGCAACCCCAAATGCACTACCACAAGACAAAAACGGCAGCGCCCAGAAGAGAAAGCTGCTAAGCGCGCAAGAGCTAATATCCCAGTATGAGTCCCAAGGGCTTGACTCACAACAAGCTTCTATCAAGGTCATAGAGGAGCTCCAGAATGCCCTCTTCAGGGTCATCTCCTCTGGGAGAAACAGGAAGGACAAGCTCATGATTGAGACTTCCAAAAAGATTGATGCCACAAACACAAGGCTTGCTGTTCTTGACATGAAGGTTGATTCCAAGCCTGGGTTTGGTGAGACTTTTGCTATTGGGGTTGCTTCTGGTGTGACCTTGAAAGGGATTGGAAGTGTCATGCCTCATGTTCTTGAGGGTCTTGCTCAGATTTGGAATTCTTTTTGGAATGTCAACAAGTCTTCACCTTGA
- the LOC115988688 gene encoding F-box protein At5g07610-like, translated as MIWQYKPLPRPACNTVNGISIAFDPKRSPDYKVICICGHDLLAKHCQIKIYNSYEGCSWRDSGNPFVVLDEFLFNRGVFWKGALHWVGKGKFSLGFDVERELLFTTPMPPIPEGWAERRLGYFGESGGHLYLIEIYGPQTTVFDVMEMSGDYSSWFVKYHVDLSGLAAQYPSMIRYNVQDIHRFVFSVLHLVHRNVGQNEEEAILVLHIPGKLIPYNLRDNTLIDDFDLSPHPMSMEENLGLSYRWESVHPFSNTLCYI; from the coding sequence ATGATATGGCAATATAAGCCACTACCTAGACCTGCATGCAATACTGTCAATGGTATTAGCATTGCATTTGATCCTAAGCGTTCACCCGATTACAAAGTTATATGCATTTGTGGTCATGATTTGTTAGCAAAACATTGCCAAATAAAGATATACAATTCTTATGAGGGTTGCTCTTGGAGAGATTCAGGAAATCCTTTTGTTGTTTTAGATGAGTTTTTGTTTAATAGAGGGGTCTTTTGGAAAGGTGCATTACATTGGGTTGGCAAGGGAAAGTTCTCACTTGGTTTTGATGTTGAGAGAGAGCTTTTGTTTACAACACCAATGCCTCCAATTCCAGAGGGTTGGGCAGAGAGAAGGTTGGGATATTTTGGTGAATCAGGAGGCCATCTATATCTCATTGAGATTTATGGCCCTCAAACAACCGTCTTTGATGTGATGGAGATGAGTGGTGATTATTCAAGTTGGTTTGTAAAGTACCATGTTGATCTTAGTGGACTTGCAGCCCAGTATCCATCTATGATAAGGTACAATGTCCAGGATATTCATCGTTTTGTTTTCTCTGTCTTACATCTTGTTCATCGAAACGTTGGACAAAATGAAGAAGAGGCAATCTTGGTGCTTCATATTCCTGGCAAGCTGATTCCATACAACCTTAGAGATAACACATTGATAGATGATTTTGACTTGTCACCACATCCGATGAGCATGGAAGAGAATCTTGGATTGAGTTATAGGTGGGAATCTGTTCATCCATTTAGCAACACTCTATGTTATATTTGA
- the LOC115989647 gene encoding uncharacterized protein LOC115989647 translates to MEKTVLKKNFVRGRSLIDLVFSWSINDILNEDLYKKQVRQIPQTFSSISEYMNSFIYPLIEETHADLLSSMSTLPLAPSCVLLSLKQAREYEPPKDYFYHVTIKSVSELENNNGTYEPMVGDLIALTDVRPKYIEDLDRPDRPFLVALVQRVKDDNTITILASKPILAEEQENKKMKTLYAVFMINMTTNIRIWRALNFELEGENIDIIGKVLQPNSAEAKICTTCISERSCSTAYADTRSIICFYDLNDSQKDAVLSCLETRECKHQNTVKLIWGPPGTGKTTTVGVLLFSLLRMKCRTLTCAPTNTAVLEVTQRLLKNVTQSLEYDTYGLGDILLFGNRERMKIDDRYDLLDVFLDNRVSILYECLVPSTGWKDSLLSMISLLKDPKREYHLYLKTRRVVEYEEDENDGISENKGINVNQGKEIDDQSSKDKKSKKNLRKVIIQTLNENKNKKTQKETRPLWKEKKLAHKEIESRDNSSQDKKNKGQGTDECDTPLTFEEFLQKRFNCISKRLTYCIENLYTHLPTSFISLVVVKKMIKALDFLKSLETLLCAVSVTDKGLLEKVFSKNVGTGLGHLRELSIVRNECLRVLISLPQKFPVPDFEDEYDIKEFCLQYSCLIFCTVSSSAKLHEVMADLELLVIDEAAQLKECESTIPLRLPGIRHAILVGDERQLPAMVKSKISEEAEFGRSLFERLVLLGHKKHLLNVQHRMHPSISLFPNKKFYENQILDGHNVKGGSYERNFLQGKMYGSYSFINVPHGKEEFNNSHSLKNMVEAAVASEIVSSLFKESVRTKKKVRVGIISPYKAQVLAIGEKVKNYSADPNDDFSICVRSIDGFQGGEEDLIIISTVRCNKNGIVGFLKNHQRTNVALTRARHCLWILGNEATLTKRCTIWKELVIDAKKRRCFYNANEDKGLAQAITVALVECDQMHILFNMDSSLFRKARWRVSFGNDFLKSMSRVKDAETCKEVLTLLENLANGWRQSLRKKNLYVHHGTSSQLLEQYKVKGLLHLVWTVDILKENSYYIQILKFWDILPLAEIPKLANHLDVLFENYTLKKMNRCKYKCLDGCLVVPMRWPVNLSSCPEADPLLSLSEPLASLSLRDESESSSTTYRNNSKYTMGRSVVTNRWPRNLPSY, encoded by the exons ATGGAGAAGACTGTGCTGAAGAAAAACTTTGTTCGGGGTAGAAGCTTAATAGATTTGGTATTCTCTTGGTCTATCAATGATATTCTCAATGAAGATCTTTACAAAAAACAG GTGAGACAGATTCCACAGACATTTTCCTCCATATCAGAATACATGAATTCATTTATTTATCCACTTATTGAGGAAACACATGCTGATTTGTTATCAAGCATGTCAACATTGCCTCTAGCACCTAGCTGTGTTTTATTGTCATTGAAACAAGCTCGGGAATATGAACCACCCAAAGACTATTTTTACCATGTTACAATTAAAAGTGTGAGTGAATTGGAGAATAATAATGGGACATATGAACCTATGGTTGGAGACCTTATTGCCTTGACAGACGTAAGACCAAAATACATTGAGGATTTAGACAGACCCGACAGACCCTTTCTTGTTGCTTTAGTTCAAAGGGTGAAAGACGACAATACTATTACAATATTAGCCTCAAAGCCTATCTTGGCagaagaacaagaaaacaagAAGATGAAAACTCTTTATGCTGTTTTCATGATAAACATGACAACAAATATCCGTATATGGAGAGCATTGAACTTTGAGCTGGAAGGTGAAAACATAGACATCATTGGAAAAGTGCTGCAACCAAACTCTGCT GAAGCTAAAATATGTACTACTTGCATTTCTGAAAGAAGTTGCAGTACTGCCTATGCAGATACGAGGTCCATAATTTGCTTTTATGATTTAAATGACTCCCAGAAAGATGCAGTTCTTAGCTGTTTGGAAACTAGGGAATGCAAGCATCAGAATACTGTTAAACTAATATGGGGCCCTCCGGGAACTGGGAAAACCACAACAGTTGGTGTGCTATTATTCTCTCTGCTTAGAATGAAATGCAGAACTCTTACATGTGCCCCAACGAATACTGCAGTTTTGGAAGTGACACAGCGCCTTCTAAAGAATGTAACACAGTCACTTGAATATGATACCTATGGGCTTGGAGATATACTTTTATTTGGAAATAGGGAGCGAATGAAGATTGATGATCGTTATGACCTTCTGGATGTATTTCTTGATAACCGAGTTAGTATACTGTATGAATGCCTTGTTCCATCAACTGGTTGGAAAGATAGCCTATTATCAATGATTAGTTTGCTCAAGGACCCTAAAAGGGAATATCATTTGTATTTGAAAACTAGAAGAGTGGTAGAATATGAGGAGGATGAAAATGATGGTATATCTgaaaataaagggataaatgTTAATCAAGGGAAGGAGATTGATGATCAATCCTCAAAAGACAAGAAGAGCAAGAAAAATTTGAGGAAAGTTATCATTCAAACcttaaatgaaaacaaaaacaagaaaacacaGAAGGAGACGAGGCCTTtgtggaaagaaaagaaattagcGCACAAGGAAATAGAAAGTAGGGATAATTCTTCCCAAGATAAGAAAAACAAAGGACAGGGAACTGATGAATGTGACACTCCTTTGACATTTGAGGAGTTTTTACAGAAGAGATTCAATTGCATTTCAAAGCGTCTGACATATTGTATTGAAAATTTGTATACACACTTACCTACTTCTTTTATTTCATtagtggtggtaaagaagatgATTAAAGCTCTTGATTTCCTCAAATCTCTTGAAACTTTGTTGTGTGCTGTCAGTGTTACTGACAAAGGGTTATTAGAGAAAGTCTTCAGCAAGAATGTAGGAACTGGACTTGGTCACTTAAGAGAGTTGAGTATTGTGAGAAATGAGTGCCTTCGTGTACTTATATCTCTTCCTCAAAAATTCCCAGTTCCAGATTTTGAAGACGAGTATGATATAAAAGAATTCTGCCTGCAATATTCTTGTCTGATTTTCTGCACTGTATCAAGCTCTGCTAAATTGCATGAAGTAATGGCTGATCTGGAACTACTGGTTATAGATGAAGCTGCTCAGCTTAAGGAATGTGAATCAACCATTCCTTTACGACTTCCTGGAATCCGCCATGCTATTCTTGTTGGGGATGAACGGCAATTGCCTGCGATGGTTAAAAGCAAG ATTTCTGAGGAAGCTGAATTTGGAAGAAGTTTGTTTGAGAGGCTAGTATTGCTAGGACACAAGAAACACCTTCTTAATGTCCAGCATAGGATGCATCCATCCATAAGCTTATTTCCAAATAAGAAGTTCTATGAAAATCAGATTTTAGATGGCCACAATGTCAAAGGAGGAAGCTACGAGAGGAATTTTCTTCAAGGGAAGATGTACGGCTCCTATTCTTTCATAAATGTACCACATGGAAAAGAGGAATTCAATAACAGCCATAGTCTGAAAAATATGGTTGAGGCTGCTGTAGCGTCTGAGATAGTTTCAAGCCTTTTCAAAG AATCAGTTCGCACAAAGAAGAAGGTCAGAGTTGGTATCATCTCACCATACAAGGCTCAAGTCCTTGCAATTGGAGAGAAGGTGAAAAACTACAGTGCAGATCCTAATGATGACTTCTCCATTTGTGTTCGCTCTATTGATGGATTCCAGGGTGGTGAGGAGGATCTGATAATTATCTCTACTGTCAGATGTAATAAGAATGGAATAGTTGGTTTTCTTAAAAATCATCAAAGAACAAATGTGGCACTAACGCGTGCAAG GCATTGCCTTTGGATATTGGGAAATGAAGCTACTTTAACTAAAAGGTGCACTATTTGGAAGGAGTTAGTCATTGATGCCAAGAAACGGAGGTGTTTCTACAATGCCAATGAAGACAAGGGCTTGGCTCAGGCTATTACAGTTGCCTTGGTTGAATGTGACCAAATGCACATTTTATTCAACATGGATTCTTCCCTGTTCAGGAAAGCAAGATGGAGG GTCTCCTTCGgcaatgattttttgaaatctaTGTCAAGAGTTAAAGATGCTGAGACCTGTAAAGAAGTGCTTACTTTATTGGAAAATCTTGCAAATGGTTGGCGTCAATCTCTCAGGAAGAAAAACCTCTATGTCCATCATGGAACTTCTTCCCAATTATTAGAGCAGTACAAGGTCAAAGGTTTGCTGCATCTTGTTTGGACTGTAGACATTCTCAAGGAAAATTCATACTACATTCAGATTCTGAAGTTCTGGGACATTTTGCCATTAGCTGAAATTCCAAAACTAGCAAATCATCTTGATGTCTTATTTGAGAACTATACTTTGAAAAAGATGAATCGCTGCAAATACAAATGTCTCGATGG GTGTTTAGTTGTTCCAATGCGATGGCCAGTCAACTTAAGTAGTTGTCCTGAAGCTGATCCTTTATTGTCACTTTCAGAACCATTAGCTTCACTCAGTCTCAGGGATGAGTCAGAATCATCATCTACTACTTATAG aaataattcaaagtacACAATGGGGAGAAGTGTTGTTACAAATAGGTGGCCAAGAAATTTGCCTAGTTACTAA